From Pagrus major chromosome 2, Pma_NU_1.0, one genomic window encodes:
- the LOC141016076 gene encoding EF-hand domain-containing protein D2-like produces the protein MASEELARKLQSRLAATQEAEPRPEHEQSPVRPKPQEPDAACGDSSSELCAKLTRRLDINDGNAAPRPTRVFNPYTEFKEFSRKQIKDMEAMFKRCIKPNKGKRG, from the exons ATGGCATCTGAAGAGCTAGCTAGGAAGCTGCAGTCGCGGCTGGCCGCTACGCAGGAGGCTGAGCCGAGGCCGGAGCACGAACAGAGCCCGGTCCGACCCAAACCGCAGGAGCCCGACGCAGCCTGCGGAGACTCGTCCTCCGAGCTGTGCGCCAAACTGACCCGCAGGCTGGACATCAACGACGGCAACGCTGCTCCTCGACCGACCCGCGTCTTCAACCCCTACACGGAGTTTAAGGAGTTCTCCCGCAAGCAGATTAAAGACATGGAGGCGATGTTCAAACG GTGCATCAAACcaaacaaaggaaaaagaggCTGA